The Linepithema humile isolate Giens D197 chromosome 2, Lhum_UNIL_v1.0, whole genome shotgun sequence genome has a segment encoding these proteins:
- the LOC105677303 gene encoding uncharacterized protein isoform X1, whose product MFARIFALFVFVGVLGSFTEARSGIFGYPYGNGGLEDRSSPTFIVSSRSKRAVDSNGETTTKPTTSQATTTNPTTTDPTTTPSSTTPPTSPTTTPSTEPTTPTTTPTTTTTEATSPTTTPTTTPTTTPTTTPTTTPTTTPTTTPTTTPTTTSATTPTSTSETTPTTPSTTTPESTSKPKKSTNNLDSRSNFDESEPEDSSKKPESPSKGDKNPAPGPYFGPGFPGAFGPGFDPYFGYPGFNSIPGSNPNYAWTGTNNGPGFASAGASAGSFAGGFPGTGYPGAGYPGAGYPGAGYPGAGYPGTGYPGMGYPTAGYPTPTTKPPSVGGRGGFQDTTTPKPNGYGYGGVDPLYNAGPGFYYPGQFPGFQDPLDMFKQIQAQIEAQHQAIGKSMASNQGRPFASNIPNSYSYSASPNMNNMRYPTYGNSPNTGVNSNMELHNRLANEAANYQGGGGSYGSDGSYGPQIASASIGLGPRGGFQSGLINPAGPGIESRFAEDLPPPSGNSFGVFASSSSSSRTGPDGKQINQKSSITGVNDNGKISYRTVHD is encoded by the exons ATGGAGGACTAGAAGACAGATCGTCGCCCACTTTTATCGTATCATCCAGATCGAAGCGAGCAGTCGACTCGAATGGTGAGACTACCACCAAACCTACTACCAGTCAAGCTACTACGACGAATCCTACAACAACAGATCCTACAACCACACCATCCTCGACTACACCTCCAACGTCGCCTACAACCACCCCGTCCACTGAACCGACTACTCCAACCACCACACCTACCACCACTACCACAGAAGCGACATCGCCCACCACCACCCCAACAACCACTCCCACCACCACTCCAACAACCACTCCCACCACCACCCCAACAACCACCCCAACAACCACCCCAACAACCACTCCAACAACCACTTCGGCTACAACTCCGACAAGCACTTCCGAGACGACTCCTACAACTCCCAGCACGACAACTCCAGAGAGCACGTCCAAGCCGAAGAAATCAACGAACAATCTTGATTCACGTTCGAATTTCGATGAATCCGAGCCCGAAGACTCCAGTAAGAAACCTGAATCACCGTCTAAGGGCGACAAAAACCCAGCTCCTGGACCATACTTTGGCCCAGGCTTTCCCGGAGCATTTGGTCCGGGTTTCGATCCCTATTTCGGTTATCCTGGATTCAACTCTATACCAGGTTCCAATCCGAACTATGCGTGGACTGGCACAAACAACGGGCCAGGATTCGCGTCCGCGGGTGCATCCGCCGGAAGCTTTGCAGGAGGCTTTCCAGGAACGGGATATCCGGGAGCGGGATATCCGGGAGCGGGGTATCCGGGAGCGGGGTATCCGGGAGCGGGGTATCCGGGAACGGGATATCCGGGAATGGGATATCCTACGGCAGGATACCCCACACCCACAACGAAACCACCGTCTGTGGGTGGTCGAGGAGGATTTCAGGATACCACCACACCCAAGCCGAATGGATACGGTTACGGCGGAGTAG aTCCATTGTATAACGCAGGACCCGGATTTTATTACCCAGGACAATTTCCTGGTTTTCAGGATCCCTTAGATATGTTCAAACAGATACAGGCGCAAATTGAGGCACAGCATCAGGC AATCGGCAAATCTATGGCTTCGAATCAAGGAAGACCATTTGCATCAAATATTCCTAACAGTTATTCTTATTCGGCCTCGCCAAATATGAACAATATGAGATATCCAACATACGGTAACTCACCCAACACAGGTGTTAATAG TAATATGGAGCTCCACAATCGTTTGGCTAATGAAGCCGCTAATTACCAAGGAGGTGGCGGAAGTTACGGCAGCGACGGAAGCTACGGACCGCAAATTGCGAGTGCCAGCATTGGCTTAGGTCCACGTGGTGGTTTCCAATCGGGCTTAATCAATCCT GCCGGACCAGGAATAGAATCCAGATTCGCTGAGGACCTTCCTCCGCCATCTGGTAACAGTTTCGGCGTATTTGCCAGTTCCAGTTCTTCCAGCAGAACCGGTCCGGATGGCAAGCAGATTAATCAGAAGTCGTCCATCACCGGTGTGAACGACAATGGAAAGATTTCTTATCGCACAGTGCATGATTAA
- the LOC105677341 gene encoding uncharacterized protein — MKAQTRTIFAVCFVIATFKHFGTSVEVSSKIDFDSDENEETLNSTSFDINLNKSANPSESGLRASKLPTMPLRRGSELIKSSEPRKRRIHPSHNHDLAGQPKVINNIQIVVNANDSIPSENSCKHGVCNVSVSSKPDGEGNIVTEVHLSIITNTKPNVKIDDVPVIESFRGINENRVEQPIFYSINTPSAVYAHRSNIPQIQTNYQGYGEPWYQHQRTFQRPHGYWNYRHFEDRDNVGYRGHKTWPRDKPVIDDKIEPPLSKTKPSVNVKS; from the exons ATGAAGGCGCAAACGAGGACAATTTTCGCCGTTTGCTTTGTGATCGCGACGTTTAAGCATTTCGGCACGAGTGTCGAGGTTTCGTCAAAGATCGACTTCGATTCTGACGAAAATGAAGAGACATTGAACAGTACAAGCTTCGATATAAACTTGAATAAATCCGCTAATCCATCGGAATCAGGTTTGCGTGCATCTAAACTGCCGACAATGCCTTTGCGTCGTGGAAGCGAGCTCATAAAATCAAGCGAGCcaagaaagagaagaattCATCCTTCACAC AATCATGATTTGGCTGGGCAGCCGAAAGTAATCAATAACATTCAAATCGTGGTAAATGCCAACGATAGCATACCAAGTGAAAATTCTTGCAAACATGGCGTGTGTAATGTGTCTGTTTCGTCGAAACCAGACGGGGAAGGAAATATCGTGACGGAGGTGCATCTCAGCATCATCACAAATACAAAACCGAATGTCAAGATCGATGACGTTCCAGTAATCGAAAGTTTTCGAGGCATCAATGAGAATCGCGTCGAGCaacctattttttattcaataaacacGCCGAGTGCGGTGTATGCACACCGTAGCAATATTCCACAG ATTCAAACTAATTATCAGGGATATGGCGAGCCCTGGTATCAACATCAACGTACTTTTCAACGTCCGCATGGATATTGGAACTATCGTCATTTTGAAGACCGCGACAACGTGGGATATCGAGGACATAAAACATGGCCGCGAGATAAACCTGTAATAGATGATAAGATCGAACCGCCACTTAGCAAAACCAAACCGAGTGTTAACGTAAAGTCATGA
- the LOC105677303 gene encoding uncharacterized protein isoform X2 — protein sequence MFARIFALFVFVGVLGSFTEARSGIFGYPYGNGGLEDRSSPTFIVSSRSKRAVDSNGETTTKPTTSQATTTNPTTTDPTTTPSSTTPPTSPTTTPSTEPTTPTTTPTTTTTEATSPTTTPTTTPTTTPTTTPTTTPTTTPTTTPTTTPTTTSATTPTSTSETTPTTPSTTTPESTSKPKKSTNNLDSRSNFDESEPEDSSKKPESPSKGDKNPAPGPYFGPGFPGAFGPGFDPYFGYPGFNSIPGSNPNYAWTGTNNGPGFASAGASAGSFAGGFPGTGYPGAGYPGAGYPGAGYPGAGYPGTGYPGMGYPTAGYPTPTTKPPSVGGRGGFQDTTTPKPNGYGYGGVDPLYNAGPGFYYPGQFPGFQDPLDMFKQIQAQIEAQHQANMELHNRLANEAANYQGGGGSYGSDGSYGPQIASASIGLGPRGGFQSGLINPAGPGIESRFAEDLPPPSGNSFGVFASSSSSSRTGPDGKQINQKSSITGVNDNGKISYRTVHD from the exons ATGGAGGACTAGAAGACAGATCGTCGCCCACTTTTATCGTATCATCCAGATCGAAGCGAGCAGTCGACTCGAATGGTGAGACTACCACCAAACCTACTACCAGTCAAGCTACTACGACGAATCCTACAACAACAGATCCTACAACCACACCATCCTCGACTACACCTCCAACGTCGCCTACAACCACCCCGTCCACTGAACCGACTACTCCAACCACCACACCTACCACCACTACCACAGAAGCGACATCGCCCACCACCACCCCAACAACCACTCCCACCACCACTCCAACAACCACTCCCACCACCACCCCAACAACCACCCCAACAACCACCCCAACAACCACTCCAACAACCACTTCGGCTACAACTCCGACAAGCACTTCCGAGACGACTCCTACAACTCCCAGCACGACAACTCCAGAGAGCACGTCCAAGCCGAAGAAATCAACGAACAATCTTGATTCACGTTCGAATTTCGATGAATCCGAGCCCGAAGACTCCAGTAAGAAACCTGAATCACCGTCTAAGGGCGACAAAAACCCAGCTCCTGGACCATACTTTGGCCCAGGCTTTCCCGGAGCATTTGGTCCGGGTTTCGATCCCTATTTCGGTTATCCTGGATTCAACTCTATACCAGGTTCCAATCCGAACTATGCGTGGACTGGCACAAACAACGGGCCAGGATTCGCGTCCGCGGGTGCATCCGCCGGAAGCTTTGCAGGAGGCTTTCCAGGAACGGGATATCCGGGAGCGGGATATCCGGGAGCGGGGTATCCGGGAGCGGGGTATCCGGGAGCGGGGTATCCGGGAACGGGATATCCGGGAATGGGATATCCTACGGCAGGATACCCCACACCCACAACGAAACCACCGTCTGTGGGTGGTCGAGGAGGATTTCAGGATACCACCACACCCAAGCCGAATGGATACGGTTACGGCGGAGTAG aTCCATTGTATAACGCAGGACCCGGATTTTATTACCCAGGACAATTTCCTGGTTTTCAGGATCCCTTAGATATGTTCAAACAGATACAGGCGCAAATTGAGGCACAGCATCAGGC TAATATGGAGCTCCACAATCGTTTGGCTAATGAAGCCGCTAATTACCAAGGAGGTGGCGGAAGTTACGGCAGCGACGGAAGCTACGGACCGCAAATTGCGAGTGCCAGCATTGGCTTAGGTCCACGTGGTGGTTTCCAATCGGGCTTAATCAATCCT GCCGGACCAGGAATAGAATCCAGATTCGCTGAGGACCTTCCTCCGCCATCTGGTAACAGTTTCGGCGTATTTGCCAGTTCCAGTTCTTCCAGCAGAACCGGTCCGGATGGCAAGCAGATTAATCAGAAGTCGTCCATCACCGGTGTGAACGACAATGGAAAGATTTCTTATCGCACAGTGCATGATTAA